One window from the genome of Apium graveolens cultivar Ventura unplaced genomic scaffold, ASM990537v1 ctg1992, whole genome shotgun sequence encodes:
- the LOC141700255 gene encoding DEAD-box ATP-dependent RNA helicase 1 isoform X3 encodes MKTEERHSIRMKQEQEEKKNNNIPVLPWMRSPVDVDSISKCLLDEVPLIDSKLTEALQASGIVSLFPVQLAVWQETIGPGSFERDLCINSPTGSGKTLAYALPLVQMLSTRSVKYLRALVVLPTRDLALQVKEVFNTIASAVGLSVGLAVGQSSIADEISELIKRPKLEAGICYDPEDFSDELQSSVDILVATPGRLMDHINNTKGFTLEHLCYLVVDETDRLLREAYQSWLPTVLQLTRSNDGSLFPLTKNFLPMAFGSVKTMRRTGVERGFKGKPYPRLAKMILSATLTQDPSKLSQLELHHPLFLTSGQMRYQFPEQMQLLKVICEPNCKPLYLVALLQSLHGEKSIVFTSSVDSTHRLCALLNFFGNMNINIKEYSGVQHQAVRSKTLKAFRTGEVQVLVSSDAMTRGMDVEGVRNVINYDTPPYIKTFIHRAGRTARAGLGGRCFTLLHNDEDRRFKKILRKADNNSCSRHSVTPDSLEPLRSMYASGYKL; translated from the exons ATGAAGACTGAAGAAAGACATAGTATAagaatgaagcaagaacaagagGAGAAAAAGAATAATAACATTCCAGTGCTGCCATGGATGAGAAGCCCAGTAGATGTTGATTCTATTTCTAAATGCCTACTTGATGAAGTCCCTTTGATTGATTCCAA GTTGACAGAAGCTTTGCAGGCTAGTGGAATTGTCTCGCTCTTTCCGGTACAACTTGCAGTTTGGCAAGAGACGATAGGACCTGGTTCTTTTGAGCGGGACCTATGCATAAATTCACCTACAGGCAGTGGAAAAACTCTAGCTTATGCTTTGCCACTTGTGCAAATGCTATCAACTCGTTCTGTGAAATATCTTCGTGCTTTGGTGGTGTTACCTACTCGTGACTTAGCTTTACAG GTTAAAGAAGTCTTCAACACTATTGCATCTGCAGTGGGTTTATCAGTTGGTTTAGCAGTTGGCCAATCTTCAATTGCTGACGAAATTTCAGAACTTATTAAGAGACCTAAGCTTGAGGCAGGTATCTGTTATGAtccagaagatttttcagacgAGTTGCAAAGTTCAGTGGACATATTAGTGGCAACACCTGGAAGGCTGATGGACCATATAAATAATACCAAGGGTTTCACACTTGAGCATCTTTGCTATCTT GTAGTAGATGAAACAGATCGGTTATTAAGAGAGGCATACCAGTCTTGGCTGCCTACTGTGCTTCAATTGACCCGCTCAAATGATGGAAGTCTCTTTCCCCTTACCAAAAATTTTCTTCCGATGGCCTTTGGATCCGTAAAGACTATGAGGAGAAC TGGAGTAGAGAGGGGATTTAAGGGAAAACCCTACCCTAGGCTCGCAAAAATGATTTTATCTGCCACACTTACCCAAGATCCAAGCAAACTATCTCAGCTTGAGCTTCATCATCCTTTGTTCTTGACATCGGGGCAGATGCGTTATCAGTTTCCTGAGCAGATGCAATTATTAAAAGTG ATATGTGAACCAAACTGTAAACCCCTGTACCTGGTTGCGCTGCTGCAATCTCTGCATGGTGAGAAGAGCATTGTCTTCACATCATCTGTCGATTCGACACATAGACTATGTGCTTTACTTAATTTTTTTGGCAATATGAATATTAATATCAAGGAGTATTCTGGAGTTCAACATCAGGCTGTAAGAAG CAAAACACTGAAGGCCTTCAGAACAGGTGAAGTTCAAGTTCTTGTTTCATCAGATGCAATGACTCGTGGAATGGACGTTGAGGGCGTACGAAATGTTATAAACTACGATACACCTCCATATATCAAGACATTTATTCATCGAGCTGGTCGAACAGCAAGAGCAGGACTGGGAGGACGCTGCTTTACGTTGCTGCATAATGATGAG GACAGACGATTCAAGAAGATATTACGAAAAGCCGATAATAACTCTTGTTCTCGTCATTCTGTTACCCCGGATTCATTGGAGCCACTTCGCTCCATGTATGCTTCTG
- the LOC141700255 gene encoding DEAD-box ATP-dependent RNA helicase 1 isoform X5: MKTEERHSIRMKQEQEEKKNNNIPVLPWMRSPVDVDSISKCLLDEVPLIDSKLTEALQASGIVSLFPVQLAVWQETIGPGSFERDLCINSPTGSGKTLAYALPLVQMLSTRSVKYLRALVVLPTRDLALQVKEVFNTIASAVGLSVGLAVGQSSIADEISELIKRPKLEAGICYDPEDFSDELQSSVDILVATPGRLMDHINNTKGFTLEHLCYLVVDETDRLLREAYQSWLPTVLQLTRSNDGSLFPLTKNFLPMAFGSVKTMRRTGVERGFKGKPYPRLAKMILSATLTQDPSKLSQLELHHPLFLTSGQMRYQFPEQMQLLKVICEPNCKPLYLVALLQSLHGEKSIVFTSSVDSTHRLCALLNFFGNMNINIKEYSGVQHQAVRSKTLKAFRTGEVQVLVSSDAMTRGMDVEGVRNVINYDTPPYIKTFIHRAGRTARAGLGGRCFTLLHNDEVISYNR, translated from the exons ATGAAGACTGAAGAAAGACATAGTATAagaatgaagcaagaacaagagGAGAAAAAGAATAATAACATTCCAGTGCTGCCATGGATGAGAAGCCCAGTAGATGTTGATTCTATTTCTAAATGCCTACTTGATGAAGTCCCTTTGATTGATTCCAA GTTGACAGAAGCTTTGCAGGCTAGTGGAATTGTCTCGCTCTTTCCGGTACAACTTGCAGTTTGGCAAGAGACGATAGGACCTGGTTCTTTTGAGCGGGACCTATGCATAAATTCACCTACAGGCAGTGGAAAAACTCTAGCTTATGCTTTGCCACTTGTGCAAATGCTATCAACTCGTTCTGTGAAATATCTTCGTGCTTTGGTGGTGTTACCTACTCGTGACTTAGCTTTACAG GTTAAAGAAGTCTTCAACACTATTGCATCTGCAGTGGGTTTATCAGTTGGTTTAGCAGTTGGCCAATCTTCAATTGCTGACGAAATTTCAGAACTTATTAAGAGACCTAAGCTTGAGGCAGGTATCTGTTATGAtccagaagatttttcagacgAGTTGCAAAGTTCAGTGGACATATTAGTGGCAACACCTGGAAGGCTGATGGACCATATAAATAATACCAAGGGTTTCACACTTGAGCATCTTTGCTATCTT GTAGTAGATGAAACAGATCGGTTATTAAGAGAGGCATACCAGTCTTGGCTGCCTACTGTGCTTCAATTGACCCGCTCAAATGATGGAAGTCTCTTTCCCCTTACCAAAAATTTTCTTCCGATGGCCTTTGGATCCGTAAAGACTATGAGGAGAAC TGGAGTAGAGAGGGGATTTAAGGGAAAACCCTACCCTAGGCTCGCAAAAATGATTTTATCTGCCACACTTACCCAAGATCCAAGCAAACTATCTCAGCTTGAGCTTCATCATCCTTTGTTCTTGACATCGGGGCAGATGCGTTATCAGTTTCCTGAGCAGATGCAATTATTAAAAGTG ATATGTGAACCAAACTGTAAACCCCTGTACCTGGTTGCGCTGCTGCAATCTCTGCATGGTGAGAAGAGCATTGTCTTCACATCATCTGTCGATTCGACACATAGACTATGTGCTTTACTTAATTTTTTTGGCAATATGAATATTAATATCAAGGAGTATTCTGGAGTTCAACATCAGGCTGTAAGAAG CAAAACACTGAAGGCCTTCAGAACAGGTGAAGTTCAAGTTCTTGTTTCATCAGATGCAATGACTCGTGGAATGGACGTTGAGGGCGTACGAAATGTTATAAACTACGATACACCTCCATATATCAAGACATTTATTCATCGAGCTGGTCGAACAGCAAGAGCAGGACTGGGAGGACGCTGCTTTACGTTGCTGCATAATGATGAG
- the LOC141700255 gene encoding DEAD-box ATP-dependent RNA helicase 1 isoform X1, whose product MKTEERHSIRMKQEQEEKKNNNIPVLPWMRSPVDVDSISKCLLDEVPLIDSKLTEALQASGIVSLFPVQLAVWQETIGPGSFERDLCINSPTGSGKTLAYALPLVQMLSTRSVKYLRALVVLPTRDLALQVKEVFNTIASAVGLSVGLAVGQSSIADEISELIKRPKLEAGICYDPEDFSDELQSSVDILVATPGRLMDHINNTKGFTLEHLCYLVVDETDRLLREAYQSWLPTVLQLTRSNDGSLFPLTKNFLPMAFGSVKTMRRTGVERGFKGKPYPRLAKMILSATLTQDPSKLSQLELHHPLFLTSGQMRYQFPEQMQLLKVICEPNCKPLYLVALLQSLHGEKSIVFTSSVDSTHRLCALLNFFGNMNINIKEYSGVQHQAVRSKTLKAFRTGEVQVLVSSDAMTRGMDVEGVRNVINYDTPPYIKTFIHRAGRTARAGLGGRCFTLLHNDEDRRFKKILRKADNNSCSRHSVTPDSLEPLRSMYASALAKLKESVESKTGKKRKAGMRSSHMGKRY is encoded by the exons ATGAAGACTGAAGAAAGACATAGTATAagaatgaagcaagaacaagagGAGAAAAAGAATAATAACATTCCAGTGCTGCCATGGATGAGAAGCCCAGTAGATGTTGATTCTATTTCTAAATGCCTACTTGATGAAGTCCCTTTGATTGATTCCAA GTTGACAGAAGCTTTGCAGGCTAGTGGAATTGTCTCGCTCTTTCCGGTACAACTTGCAGTTTGGCAAGAGACGATAGGACCTGGTTCTTTTGAGCGGGACCTATGCATAAATTCACCTACAGGCAGTGGAAAAACTCTAGCTTATGCTTTGCCACTTGTGCAAATGCTATCAACTCGTTCTGTGAAATATCTTCGTGCTTTGGTGGTGTTACCTACTCGTGACTTAGCTTTACAG GTTAAAGAAGTCTTCAACACTATTGCATCTGCAGTGGGTTTATCAGTTGGTTTAGCAGTTGGCCAATCTTCAATTGCTGACGAAATTTCAGAACTTATTAAGAGACCTAAGCTTGAGGCAGGTATCTGTTATGAtccagaagatttttcagacgAGTTGCAAAGTTCAGTGGACATATTAGTGGCAACACCTGGAAGGCTGATGGACCATATAAATAATACCAAGGGTTTCACACTTGAGCATCTTTGCTATCTT GTAGTAGATGAAACAGATCGGTTATTAAGAGAGGCATACCAGTCTTGGCTGCCTACTGTGCTTCAATTGACCCGCTCAAATGATGGAAGTCTCTTTCCCCTTACCAAAAATTTTCTTCCGATGGCCTTTGGATCCGTAAAGACTATGAGGAGAAC TGGAGTAGAGAGGGGATTTAAGGGAAAACCCTACCCTAGGCTCGCAAAAATGATTTTATCTGCCACACTTACCCAAGATCCAAGCAAACTATCTCAGCTTGAGCTTCATCATCCTTTGTTCTTGACATCGGGGCAGATGCGTTATCAGTTTCCTGAGCAGATGCAATTATTAAAAGTG ATATGTGAACCAAACTGTAAACCCCTGTACCTGGTTGCGCTGCTGCAATCTCTGCATGGTGAGAAGAGCATTGTCTTCACATCATCTGTCGATTCGACACATAGACTATGTGCTTTACTTAATTTTTTTGGCAATATGAATATTAATATCAAGGAGTATTCTGGAGTTCAACATCAGGCTGTAAGAAG CAAAACACTGAAGGCCTTCAGAACAGGTGAAGTTCAAGTTCTTGTTTCATCAGATGCAATGACTCGTGGAATGGACGTTGAGGGCGTACGAAATGTTATAAACTACGATACACCTCCATATATCAAGACATTTATTCATCGAGCTGGTCGAACAGCAAGAGCAGGACTGGGAGGACGCTGCTTTACGTTGCTGCATAATGATGAG GACAGACGATTCAAGAAGATATTACGAAAAGCCGATAATAACTCTTGTTCTCGTCATTCTGTTACCCCGGATTCATTGGAGCCACTTCGCTCCATGTATGCTTCTG
- the LOC141700255 gene encoding DEAD-box ATP-dependent RNA helicase 1 isoform X2, with product MKTEERHSIRMKQEQEEKKNNNIPVLPWMRSPVDVDSISKCLLDEVPLIDSKLTEALQASGIVSLFPVQLAVWQETIGPGSFERDLCINSPTGSGKTLAYALPLVQMLSTRSVKYLRALVVLPTRDLALQVKEVFNTIASAVGLSVGLAVGQSSIADEISELIKRPKLEAGICYDPEDFSDELQSSVDILVATPGRLMDHINNTKGFTLEHLCYLVVDETDRLLREAYQSWLPTVLQLTRSNDGSLFPLTKNFLPMAFGSVKTMRRTGVERGFKGKPYPRLAKMILSATLTQDPSKLSQLELHHPLFLTSGQMRYQFPEQMQLLKVICEPNCKPLYLVALLQSLHGEKSIVFTSSVDSTHRLCALLNFFGNMNINIKEYSGVQHQAVRSKTLKAFRTGEVQVLVSSDAMTRGMDVEGVRNVINYDTPPYIKTFIHRAGRTARAGLGGRCFTLLHNDEDRRFKKILRKADNNSCSRHSVTPDSLEPLRSIFSKIEGEC from the exons ATGAAGACTGAAGAAAGACATAGTATAagaatgaagcaagaacaagagGAGAAAAAGAATAATAACATTCCAGTGCTGCCATGGATGAGAAGCCCAGTAGATGTTGATTCTATTTCTAAATGCCTACTTGATGAAGTCCCTTTGATTGATTCCAA GTTGACAGAAGCTTTGCAGGCTAGTGGAATTGTCTCGCTCTTTCCGGTACAACTTGCAGTTTGGCAAGAGACGATAGGACCTGGTTCTTTTGAGCGGGACCTATGCATAAATTCACCTACAGGCAGTGGAAAAACTCTAGCTTATGCTTTGCCACTTGTGCAAATGCTATCAACTCGTTCTGTGAAATATCTTCGTGCTTTGGTGGTGTTACCTACTCGTGACTTAGCTTTACAG GTTAAAGAAGTCTTCAACACTATTGCATCTGCAGTGGGTTTATCAGTTGGTTTAGCAGTTGGCCAATCTTCAATTGCTGACGAAATTTCAGAACTTATTAAGAGACCTAAGCTTGAGGCAGGTATCTGTTATGAtccagaagatttttcagacgAGTTGCAAAGTTCAGTGGACATATTAGTGGCAACACCTGGAAGGCTGATGGACCATATAAATAATACCAAGGGTTTCACACTTGAGCATCTTTGCTATCTT GTAGTAGATGAAACAGATCGGTTATTAAGAGAGGCATACCAGTCTTGGCTGCCTACTGTGCTTCAATTGACCCGCTCAAATGATGGAAGTCTCTTTCCCCTTACCAAAAATTTTCTTCCGATGGCCTTTGGATCCGTAAAGACTATGAGGAGAAC TGGAGTAGAGAGGGGATTTAAGGGAAAACCCTACCCTAGGCTCGCAAAAATGATTTTATCTGCCACACTTACCCAAGATCCAAGCAAACTATCTCAGCTTGAGCTTCATCATCCTTTGTTCTTGACATCGGGGCAGATGCGTTATCAGTTTCCTGAGCAGATGCAATTATTAAAAGTG ATATGTGAACCAAACTGTAAACCCCTGTACCTGGTTGCGCTGCTGCAATCTCTGCATGGTGAGAAGAGCATTGTCTTCACATCATCTGTCGATTCGACACATAGACTATGTGCTTTACTTAATTTTTTTGGCAATATGAATATTAATATCAAGGAGTATTCTGGAGTTCAACATCAGGCTGTAAGAAG CAAAACACTGAAGGCCTTCAGAACAGGTGAAGTTCAAGTTCTTGTTTCATCAGATGCAATGACTCGTGGAATGGACGTTGAGGGCGTACGAAATGTTATAAACTACGATACACCTCCATATATCAAGACATTTATTCATCGAGCTGGTCGAACAGCAAGAGCAGGACTGGGAGGACGCTGCTTTACGTTGCTGCATAATGATGAG GACAGACGATTCAAGAAGATATTACGAAAAGCCGATAATAACTCTTGTTCTCGTCATTCTGTTACCCCGGATTCATTGGAGCCACTTCGCTCCAT
- the LOC141700255 gene encoding DEAD-box ATP-dependent RNA helicase 1 isoform X4: protein MKTEERHSIRMKQEQEEKKNNNIPVLPWMRSPVDVDSISKCLLDEVPLIDSKLTEALQASGIVSLFPVQLAVWQETIGPGSFERDLCINSPTGSGKTLAYALPLVQMLSTRSVKYLRALVVLPTRDLALQVKEVFNTIASAVGLSVGLAVGQSSIADEISELIKRPKLEAGICYDPEDFSDELQSSVDILVATPGRLMDHINNTKGFTLEHLCYLVVDETDRLLREAYQSWLPTVLQLTRSNDGSLFPLTKNFLPMAFGSVKTMRRTGVERGFKGKPYPRLAKMILSATLTQDPSKLSQLELHHPLFLTSGQMRYQFPEQMQLLKVICEPNCKPLYLVALLQSLHGEKSIVFTSSVDSTHRLCALLNFFGNMNINIKEYSGVQHQAVRSKTLKAFRTGEVQVLVSSDAMTRGMDVEGVRNVINYDTPPYIKTFIHRAGRTARAGLGGRCFTLLHNDEDRRFKKILRKADNNSCSRHSVTPDSLEPLRSML from the exons ATGAAGACTGAAGAAAGACATAGTATAagaatgaagcaagaacaagagGAGAAAAAGAATAATAACATTCCAGTGCTGCCATGGATGAGAAGCCCAGTAGATGTTGATTCTATTTCTAAATGCCTACTTGATGAAGTCCCTTTGATTGATTCCAA GTTGACAGAAGCTTTGCAGGCTAGTGGAATTGTCTCGCTCTTTCCGGTACAACTTGCAGTTTGGCAAGAGACGATAGGACCTGGTTCTTTTGAGCGGGACCTATGCATAAATTCACCTACAGGCAGTGGAAAAACTCTAGCTTATGCTTTGCCACTTGTGCAAATGCTATCAACTCGTTCTGTGAAATATCTTCGTGCTTTGGTGGTGTTACCTACTCGTGACTTAGCTTTACAG GTTAAAGAAGTCTTCAACACTATTGCATCTGCAGTGGGTTTATCAGTTGGTTTAGCAGTTGGCCAATCTTCAATTGCTGACGAAATTTCAGAACTTATTAAGAGACCTAAGCTTGAGGCAGGTATCTGTTATGAtccagaagatttttcagacgAGTTGCAAAGTTCAGTGGACATATTAGTGGCAACACCTGGAAGGCTGATGGACCATATAAATAATACCAAGGGTTTCACACTTGAGCATCTTTGCTATCTT GTAGTAGATGAAACAGATCGGTTATTAAGAGAGGCATACCAGTCTTGGCTGCCTACTGTGCTTCAATTGACCCGCTCAAATGATGGAAGTCTCTTTCCCCTTACCAAAAATTTTCTTCCGATGGCCTTTGGATCCGTAAAGACTATGAGGAGAAC TGGAGTAGAGAGGGGATTTAAGGGAAAACCCTACCCTAGGCTCGCAAAAATGATTTTATCTGCCACACTTACCCAAGATCCAAGCAAACTATCTCAGCTTGAGCTTCATCATCCTTTGTTCTTGACATCGGGGCAGATGCGTTATCAGTTTCCTGAGCAGATGCAATTATTAAAAGTG ATATGTGAACCAAACTGTAAACCCCTGTACCTGGTTGCGCTGCTGCAATCTCTGCATGGTGAGAAGAGCATTGTCTTCACATCATCTGTCGATTCGACACATAGACTATGTGCTTTACTTAATTTTTTTGGCAATATGAATATTAATATCAAGGAGTATTCTGGAGTTCAACATCAGGCTGTAAGAAG CAAAACACTGAAGGCCTTCAGAACAGGTGAAGTTCAAGTTCTTGTTTCATCAGATGCAATGACTCGTGGAATGGACGTTGAGGGCGTACGAAATGTTATAAACTACGATACACCTCCATATATCAAGACATTTATTCATCGAGCTGGTCGAACAGCAAGAGCAGGACTGGGAGGACGCTGCTTTACGTTGCTGCATAATGATGAG GACAGACGATTCAAGAAGATATTACGAAAAGCCGATAATAACTCTTGTTCTCGTCATTCTGTTACCCCGGATTCATTGGAGCCACTTCGCTCCAT